From Alloacidobacterium dinghuense:
CCGAGCCAATCCCAAGCAGCAGCACAGCCCGTCCCAGCGCCGCCTTCAGCACGTGCCGGTTCTGCGCGCCTAACGCGACGCGTATGCCCAGCTCGCGCATGCGCTTCGAAACCGAGTAGCTCGCCATGCCAAAGATGCCCGTAATCGCCAGCATCATCGCCAGCGCCCCCAGCACGCCCAGCGCAATGGTCGCCGCGCGCGCCGGAAACGTGACCAAACTCAGCACCTCCGGCCAGGTCGTCAGGCTGAACACCGGAAGCGCCGGATCGACGCTCGCAATCGCCTTCCGCATCGCCGGAATCATCTCCGCCGAACTGCGATGCGAGCGCACCAGCAAAATCGTGTCGCTGTTGCCTCGCTGCGCCAGCGGCCAATAGACAACCCGAGCGGGATCCTCGGTCAGAGTCACATACTTCCCCGCCTCCACCACGCCAACGATCAAGAATCGATGCCCCGGCCCATCCGGATACGTCTTCCCAACCACATCCGTCGTTCCAAACAGGCGCTTCGCGAAGGTCTCATTCACAATCGCCACATCTGGCGACTTGTCGTCATCGTGATCGGTAAAGTCGCGCCCCGCCAGCAGTCGCGTTCCCGCAACAGAGAAATAGCCCGGAGAAACTTCGTAGTAATTTGTCGAGAACGCCTGATTCGCCGCCGTGAACGTAGTCGTCCCCGGCGGGTAGACGCTCGTCTCACTCTGATTCAGCGACAGCGGAATCGAGTTCGAAACCGTCGCCCCCGTAATCCCCGGAATCGCGCGCACCGCCTCCAGCAGTCGCTTCTGAATCTCACCCGAATGTTCGTACCCCGCAAGGTGTGTGTCCAACGCCGCAACAGTCACGCCCTCCGGATGAAATCCCAGCGGCAGATCAAACGTACGCTGCAACCCACGCAAGGCCACAAACGAGGCCGTCACCAGCAGGCAGCAAAGCGCAATCTGCACTGCCAGCAGAACATCGCGAAGCGAGAACCTGCGCAGCGCGATCGCCGTACCACCAGACGCCTTCAGCACCTGGTTCGGATCCGTCTTCCACACCTGCCGAGCTGGAATGATTCCGAAAAGCAGACCGGTCGCCAGCGAAAGCAGCGCGGCAAACAGATAGACCCAGGCATCCGGCTCAACCAGCAACTGCACTGGAAAATCCGTCTGCGGACGCCACATCGCAAGCGCATGCAACAGCCCCGCCGCCAGACACGCCGAAATCGCGCCTCCCAGCAACGACAGGCATGCCGATTCCGTCACCAACTGCCGCAGAATCCGTCTGCGGCTTGATCCGATGGCGATGCGAATGCCAATCTCTTTCGCGCGATCGGAGATGCGTGCGGCAAACAACCCACCGAGGTTGGCGCACGCAGCCAGCAGTACGAGACCAGCCAGCAACATCACGCCCAGCAGAAAGCCGTGGATCGGGCCGCCCATCATGTCGCCCAGGAAACCGGGCTGCGAGAGAACCAGTTCGAGTCCCTTGTCCACATCCGGATACTGCCGTGACAACTGCGCCGCGATATTCCCAAGATCCGCATTCGCCTGTTGCGGCGTTACGCCGGCCTTCAGCCGCGCCACCACCCATGCGTTGTAATCGCCGCGGTTCTCGATCCAGTTGTAACCCTCAACCTCCGGCTCATCATGGATCGGAACCCACACCTCCGGCCAGATAAACCGCTCGGTCCCATTGAAGTCCTTTGGCGCGACGCCCAGTACGACAAATTCATGCTTGTTGATCCGCACCGTCTTACCCGCTACTCCCGGATCGCTCCCGAACTGCGTCTTCCAGCAGTTGTAGCTCAGCACCGTATAGGGCTCGCCGTTGCTCTTCTTGTCCTCAGCCGGAGTAAAGAAGCGCCCCAGCATCGGCTTGACGCCGAGCATCTCGAAATAACTCCCGGAAACCTCATATCCCCAGACCGGCCGCGCACTCCCGCTCGTGTCCAGCCCCATGCGCGCAATCCTGACTACGGAAACGCCGGAAAACGTGGTGTTGCGATCGCGAATGTCTTCGAAGTTCGGATATGAAATCGCGATCCCGTTCCTCGGCTGGATAGAGTAGACCCGGCTAGCCTCAGGCACCGGCAACGGGTGCAGCACCAGCGCATTCACCACGCCAAAGACAACGACGTTCGCGCCAATCGCCATCGTCAGCGTCAAAATGGCTGTAAGAGCAAAACCAGGCGAACGACGCAGCTGCCGAAATGCGTAACGGAGATCCTGTAGAAAGGTTTCCATCGCTGCCTCTTAGAAAAAATTCCACAATAGCCCACGCACTCTGCCAGCCAAAATATGGATTCGGAAATCGGCTGATTCCAATTGAGTTAGTGAAAGCCCCGAAGCTCTCAAAGCAGGCTGCGATGTTCGCTTCCGAAAAACCCCCGTCCAGTTCCGAACAGAGTGCAATGAGGATCCCAAACACCCAGCCACAGTGAAGCGCTTGCCCTTTCGGAAGATTTCACAATTTCCGGGCGAAAACAAAAATCCTTCGAACGCGGAATCAAAGACACTTAAAGTATCGGCGGCCACATTTTCGATGCCGCGACAGAGTCACGGAGTGAGGTGAATATGGGTACTCTAGAGCTTGTTGAACCGCCAGCTCCAGCGGATCAGACAGCCGCCGAGGTCGAGATTTCGATCGATGGTGACCCAGTTCGCGCGAAAGAAGGCGAACTTCTTGTCGAGGCTGTACTCCGGCACAAAGAGATTCCCCACATTTGCTATCACTCACCTCTCATGGGCCCCATTCAGACCTGCGACACCTGCATGGTCGAGGTCGATGGGAAGCTTGTACGCGCCTGCGGAACCAAGGTGACCTCAGGGCTGAAGGTTCTTGCGGAATCGCAGCGAGCCAGGGATGCACGAGCTGAGGCATTCGATGTCATCCTCGGCAATCACATGCTCTATTGCACCGTCTGCGACAACAACAACGAGAACTGCCGCGTCCATAACACCGCGCTCGCACTGAATGTCCAGCACCAGGAACACCC
This genomic window contains:
- a CDS encoding ABC transporter permease — protein: METFLQDLRYAFRQLRRSPGFALTAILTLTMAIGANVVVFGVVNALVLHPLPVPEASRVYSIQPRNGIAISYPNFEDIRDRNTTFSGVSVVRIARMGLDTSGSARPVWGYEVSGSYFEMLGVKPMLGRFFTPAEDKKSNGEPYTVLSYNCWKTQFGSDPGVAGKTVRINKHEFVVLGVAPKDFNGTERFIWPEVWVPIHDEPEVEGYNWIENRGDYNAWVVARLKAGVTPQQANADLGNIAAQLSRQYPDVDKGLELVLSQPGFLGDMMGGPIHGFLLGVMLLAGLVLLAACANLGGLFAARISDRAKEIGIRIAIGSSRRRILRQLVTESACLSLLGGAISACLAAGLLHALAMWRPQTDFPVQLLVEPDAWVYLFAALLSLATGLLFGIIPARQVWKTDPNQVLKASGGTAIALRRFSLRDVLLAVQIALCCLLVTASFVALRGLQRTFDLPLGFHPEGVTVAALDTHLAGYEHSGEIQKRLLEAVRAIPGITGATVSNSIPLSLNQSETSVYPPGTTTFTAANQAFSTNYYEVSPGYFSVAGTRLLAGRDFTDHDDDKSPDVAIVNETFAKRLFGTTDVVGKTYPDGPGHRFLIVGVVEAGKYVTLTEDPARVVYWPLAQRGNSDTILLVRSHRSSAEMIPAMRKAIASVDPALPVFSLTTWPEVLSLVTFPARAATIALGVLGALAMMLAITGIFGMASYSVSKRMRELGIRVALGAQNRHVLKAALGRAVLLLGIGSAAGLVLGVAASRVLASIVYQATASDPWVIAAVVLTMGLIGLISAAIPASRALSAEPARLLHDE